The nucleotide window GCCCCTCGTTGGGAGCTCTTTCTTTGACGCTTCTACAGCTCAAAGCCTAGAAGATCTTCCAGACTTTGCCCATGGTGACAGCCTGATGAATACTTATATGAGGCCCTACTTCTTACCCCATCGAGTTTCATTGTATGCATTCGTTATCTGTATTGTTCCTTCAAGAAAAGAAGCCCATAAGTCAAGCTGGGCTGGTATCGTAGTCTGGGCGTGAGGCCTGACACCTCACGTCATGGCATTCTTGTATTCGCTCGTCCAAAGAGAGTAGCTTGGCGGAAAGCTTTTCTCCTTGATTACCTGACGCTTGTTGGCTCGAATCCAATTGTCCAGAAATAATCACCAAGATTTCGCGAGGTCACGGATTAGGAGTGCAAACAAAGGATCGAACCCTTGGCGGTCACAGGCAATAGGACGAAGGGTGAAATTCTTCTTATCCTAGCGTACTAGGCCTAGTCTATTAGATCAAATATTTGAACTGTTTCAAGGTAATCATGTGTGACCAACTTTAACAGTAATTAATCTCTGTTCGATTTGGTCATGTCGCGCCTGATGGTGAAACAAGACCTTACGACTGACAAAACAGCCGAGGCGCCAGCACCTTTGTCTAGTTACACAAACCTCCCCGAGTGTCAGAGTATACAACTTATTTTTCTTACCTTTTTGCAGCTTGGCATTCTTAGAACCACCGTGGCTAGTTCACAGAGACGTAGTTACAATATAACGGCGTGCGAAGATGGGGACATGCAGGCTGAGATCTGTGGCTAGCGAAAAGCATAAATGATGTCTATTATTTTTGtcgtttttctttttcaatATTTTCTCTGCAACGCGTAACCTATCAAAAGGATTTCAAACAATCTATACATAATCCGAAGAAAGCGGCTACCCCTGTTTGGTTTCGGGAAATTTAGCGATCTCAGTGTGCCCCCTTTTAACAGCCTGGTCCCGCGCTGTAAGGCCTTCGAAGCCCTTCGCCTCAACCTCGGCCCTGTGTACCAACAGCACTCGGACCACGTCTTCATGTCCAAACTCAGGTGCCACTGACAAAGGAGCCTGACGGAATATAGGGTCAGAGGCTTTCGTGTTTGCCCCCTTCTTGAGGGGTAGCTGGACGACATCAAGGTATCCATTTGCCGAAGCTACATACAGCGCCGTTTTGAATCCGGTAGCAGTGGCTTCGATATCGGCTCCATACTTTAGAAGTAGCTCTACGTTCGCCGGTCTGTTTCTGAAAGTCGCCCAGTGGAGTGGCGTTTTTAAAGTCTCATGGTCTGTTGTCTCGAGATCTGGGCTGGCGTCAAGGAGAAGCCGCAAAACGTCTTCGTTTGTTCCTGAAACTGCCAAAGATAGCGGGGTGTGATTCATATCATCGGCTGCATTAACGTCCGCACCTTTCAGGCGTAGTACCCGTGCAACGCCAGTGTGTCCGTTAGCAGCGGCCTAAGACGCATTGCACCCATATGGCTCATCTTTCACTTCTACCCGGGCACCGTAATCTACAAGGCacttgacagcttcttcatggcCTTCACGTGCTGCCCAGAGCAAGGGTGTATGTCCATCTGTATCGGCCAGTTCAAAATCTGCTTGCTTATCGAGCAACTTGTCAATGGCCTCGACGTCGCCAGCCTGGGCAGCAAATGATAAGGCGGTTCGACCAGCATCGTCCTGAAAGTCCACGTGGGTAAAGTCTTTGGGAACCACCGGGTTTGGATCATAGTCGACCGTTTTATAAGTGACTTCATCTAAAGGAGGAACAGCCATCATAGACAGAGACTGTAACTCACCGGCAATATGATTCAGGACCAAGCGTCGCACTTGACCTGGTTCATGTTGACCAGTTTCCAGCATCTTCTGTGCCTCTGCGGGGATTCGCTCGCAAAGTGGGCAGGCGAATTCATCCCGATGAAAATGCTTCTGTTTCCTGGCAGAATAGGCACCAAGAGTGCGTGGATCAGGAGCCTTTAGATATTCTGGGTGAGGCTGAAGGATGTGGCTGCGCCATTGATGTTCGAACTCAAAGACCATCGGGCTTTCATGGCCGAAATCGCAGGACCATGAGCGCATGCGGACTTTTTGCAACCACTCTTTTGAATGCATTGATTCCGTATGTTCTACCCAGTCGTTTACAATGCACAAATGACTTGAGAGCTTTTGCGCACTCAGGGTAAAGGCAAGGATAGGGTTCGACATGTTCGTGGATATGAGTGTCCAGAATTCCAGCATGTCATCGTCGGCTCGCCTCAGCACTAGCTTCTTGGTGCAGAATGGGCACCGAACTCCATTTAGCATGCGAAGGGTCTTGGGCCAGTTAGGCCTCAGTCGCGCTTTAATCTTGACAACTTCGATGACCAACCCTATGATTGGGATCAGTGGGTGCTTTCCAAACTCGGAAACAGTTCCTCCAAAGTAAAAGAGTCATTCATGCGTATCAAACCAAGCTCGAGGCAGAGATATAGTCTTGACTCAGTGTGAGAGCTGTCCAGGCACATATGCTTCTCCAGGGATTACGAAGAACTCAAAATGCTGTGCAACATTTTCAGCCACTTTCGATTAGAGATGGAGAATATAACGGGCCAACGTATCCCAAGATACAGACCCGAGGTCATAATAAATCCCTTCACAACTCTAGACGCACAAACCATTCAACAAGCTCACGGTATTGCCGCTGCGTGCACGTCACTTTTCATACAGATAGCGGCCAGTAGCGCATACGGAAATCATCACGGAGCCAAGCTTCACCTCCTTGGCTTCAAGAAGGATCAGCTCAGGTTGGACATCAGCACATGTCAGGGAACTGACATGGTCCCCGCCGTCTTCACAAGGTAAGTCGCTTCCGCGCAC belongs to Fusarium musae strain F31 chromosome 9, whole genome shotgun sequence and includes:
- a CDS encoding hypothetical protein (EggNog:ENOG41), whose translation is MRSWSCDFGHESPMVFEFEHQWRSHILQPHPEYLKAPDPRTLGAYSARKQKHFHRDEFACPLCERIPAEAQKMLETGQHEPGQVRRLVLNHIAGELQSLSMMAVPPLDEVTYKTVDYDPNPVVPKDFTHVDFQDDAGRTALSFAAQAGDVEAIDKLLDKQADFELADTDGHTPLLWAAREGHEEAVKCLAAANGHTGVARVLRLKGADVNAADDMNHTPLSLAVSGTNEDVLRLLLDASPDLETTDHETLKTPLHWATFRNRPANVELLLKYGADIEATATGFKTALYVASANGYLDVVQLPLKKGANTKASDPIFRQAPLSVAPEFGHEDVVRVLLVHRAEVEAKGFEGLTARDQAVKRGHTEIAKFPETKQG